A genomic region of uncultured Paludibaculum sp. contains the following coding sequences:
- a CDS encoding cation diffusion facilitator family transporter translates to MAQAEDLGKKVSIISMGVSGSLAVAKLLAGWLGGSNSVLADGVESAGDVLASGFILLGLSVAARPPDDNHPYGHGRFETLTGLAVGLALAVVGGLITWHSLQNIGSMHEPPRFYAVWPLIVSVISKATLSTYKFRVGRSIGSSAIVADAWNDTVDILSGTVALIALSLTLYDPARFLAADHYGGAAVGLIVIILGLQVVRETSLTLMDTMPDEGRMQDIRKSAISVRGALDVEKCYARKTGLRYHVDLHLEVDPDLSVRRGHSIAEEVRNKVKADLPWVADVLVHVEPYGERDWHGES, encoded by the coding sequence GTGGCGCAAGCGGAAGATCTCGGCAAAAAGGTATCGATCATCAGCATGGGGGTGAGCGGCAGCCTGGCCGTGGCCAAACTGTTGGCCGGCTGGCTGGGCGGCTCCAACTCGGTGCTGGCCGACGGCGTCGAGAGCGCCGGTGACGTCCTGGCGTCGGGATTCATTCTGCTGGGCCTGAGCGTGGCGGCGCGTCCACCGGACGACAATCATCCGTACGGACATGGACGATTTGAGACTCTCACAGGCCTGGCTGTCGGATTGGCTCTGGCGGTGGTCGGCGGGTTGATCACCTGGCATTCGTTGCAGAATATCGGTTCGATGCACGAGCCCCCGAGATTCTACGCGGTCTGGCCCCTCATTGTGAGTGTCATCTCGAAGGCCACATTGTCGACCTACAAGTTCCGGGTGGGGCGCAGTATCGGAAGCTCCGCCATCGTGGCCGACGCATGGAACGACACGGTGGACATCCTCTCGGGCACGGTTGCGTTGATCGCCCTTTCGCTCACCTTGTACGATCCGGCGCGCTTCCTGGCGGCCGATCACTATGGCGGAGCAGCCGTGGGCCTGATCGTCATCATATTGGGCCTGCAGGTGGTGCGGGAGACATCCCTGACACTGATGGACACGATGCCGGATGAAGGACGAATGCAAGACATTCGCAAGTCGGCGATCTCAGTGCGCGGCGCCTTGGACGTGGAGAAATGTTACGCGCGTAAGACAGGGCTTCGGTATCACGTCGATCTCCATCTGGAAGTGGATCCGGATCTCAGTGTGCGACGAGGCCACTCGATTGCGGAGGAGGTTCGCAACAAGGTGAAAGCCGATCTGCCCTGGGTGGCGGACGTGCTGGTTCACGTGGAACCCTATGGGGAGAGGGACTGGCATGGAGAATCTTGA
- the polX gene encoding DNA polymerase/3'-5' exonuclease PolX, with protein MENLEIARMLSETADLMEIGGEDGFRIRSYRNAASVIEGYPERIAEIVKDASRKVTDIQGIGKGIAEALKEIVTRGSFARRDEMLEKYPPTALEMLRIQGLGPKSVRTLWEHFRVSTLEDLERLCREHKLQELPRMGAKLEDKILKGISQYRQSAGRFLMNYATAAAEELGEYLGATPAGSLRRGRETVGDLDLLVTGENAEAALAKFVKHPRVHDILGQGTTKASARFGLEGLQVDVRAVPAESYGAAMQYFTGSKEHNVALRQRAQKMGLTLNEYGLFKVSDETRVAGATEEEIYEALGLAWIPPEMRENQGEIEAAEKRQLPDLIELSDLRGDLHMHTRESDGRATMEEMAESAKALGYEYIAITDHSKALAMANGLDEARAVQFAAQVREFNKEDRGIRIFSGLECDILRDGRMDLSEEALAELDWVVASVHGYMNIETAEMTDRLLRAMESPSVKVLGHPTGRVLLHREAYTYDFDRVAADAAKRGVWMEVNASPERLDLSASLLRRAKALGVKFTISTDAHHPKHLANMKYGVKMARRGWLTKEDVMNTRGVAHFASAVRK; from the coding sequence ATGGAGAATCTTGAGATTGCGAGGATGTTGAGCGAGACGGCCGATCTGATGGAGATCGGCGGCGAGGACGGGTTCCGCATTCGCAGTTACAGGAACGCGGCCAGCGTCATCGAGGGATACCCGGAAAGAATTGCGGAGATCGTCAAGGACGCCTCGCGCAAGGTGACGGACATCCAGGGCATCGGCAAGGGTATCGCCGAGGCACTGAAAGAGATTGTGACACGCGGTTCATTCGCGCGGCGCGACGAGATGCTGGAGAAGTACCCGCCGACGGCGCTGGAGATGCTGCGGATTCAGGGTCTGGGCCCGAAGTCGGTGAGGACGCTGTGGGAGCACTTCCGCGTCAGCACGCTGGAAGATCTCGAGCGGCTGTGCCGTGAGCACAAGCTGCAGGAGCTGCCGCGCATGGGCGCGAAGCTGGAAGACAAGATCCTGAAGGGGATCAGCCAGTACCGCCAGAGCGCGGGCCGGTTCCTGATGAACTACGCGACCGCGGCGGCCGAGGAGTTGGGCGAATACCTGGGCGCCACGCCGGCCGGCAGCCTGCGGCGTGGGCGGGAGACCGTGGGCGATCTGGATCTGCTGGTGACCGGGGAGAACGCCGAGGCTGCGCTGGCAAAGTTTGTGAAGCACCCGCGCGTGCACGACATCCTGGGTCAGGGAACGACCAAGGCATCGGCCCGCTTCGGACTGGAAGGGTTGCAGGTGGATGTGCGCGCCGTGCCGGCCGAGAGCTATGGCGCGGCGATGCAGTATTTCACGGGCAGCAAGGAGCACAACGTCGCGCTGCGCCAGAGGGCGCAGAAGATGGGCCTGACGCTGAACGAGTACGGCTTGTTCAAGGTAAGCGATGAGACGCGCGTGGCTGGGGCGACGGAGGAAGAGATCTACGAGGCGCTGGGGCTGGCCTGGATTCCTCCTGAGATGCGGGAGAACCAGGGCGAGATCGAGGCGGCGGAGAAGCGCCAACTGCCCGACCTGATCGAACTCAGCGACCTGCGCGGCGACCTCCACATGCACACACGGGAGAGCGACGGCCGGGCCACGATGGAGGAGATGGCCGAGAGCGCCAAGGCGCTGGGCTACGAGTACATCGCCATCACCGACCATTCGAAGGCTCTGGCGATGGCGAATGGACTGGACGAGGCGCGGGCCGTGCAGTTTGCCGCGCAGGTAAGGGAGTTCAACAAGGAAGACCGGGGCATCCGGATCTTCTCCGGCCTGGAGTGCGACATTCTGCGGGACGGCCGCATGGATTTGAGCGAGGAAGCACTGGCAGAGCTGGACTGGGTGGTGGCGAGCGTCCACGGCTACATGAACATCGAGACGGCGGAGATGACCGACCGGCTGCTGCGGGCCATGGAGAGCCCTTCGGTGAAGGTGCTGGGCCATCCTACAGGCCGCGTGCTGCTGCACAGGGAAGCGTACACGTACGACTTCGATCGGGTGGCGGCGGACGCCGCAAAGCGGGGCGTGTGGATGGAAGTGAACGCCAGCCCGGAGCGGCTGGACCTGTCGGCTTCCCTGCTCCGGCGGGCCAAGGCGCTGGGCGTGAAGTTCACGATTTCGACCGACGCGCACCATCCGAAACATCTGGCGAATATGAAGTACGGCGTGAAGATGGCGCGGCGTGGCTGGCTGACGAAGGAAGATGTCATGAACACGCGCGGCGTTGCGCACTTCGCCTCGGCAGTGCGGAAATAG
- a CDS encoding carboxypeptidase regulatory-like domain-containing protein, whose translation MQHSPSVSRLGPAVSLFRSPTPLILAICLLLIPVARLSAQTSTGEISVNVSDASGALVPGATVTVTGSETGNLLRTLTTNERGTATVPLLPPGSYDITVNMQGFKSALRKAVTVSAGSIISLPIQLEMGSSSESITVSGEAPLLEEKSATLGHVVNEQQIQTLPLNGRNYLSLANLTPGAIPASGSRDQTFSAYGNTGLQNAFLLDGARNENYLRGLDNRARDMIRPPLDALAEFTVQTSNTSAEFGAAAGGVVSAVTKTGTNTIHGSAYEFLRNDNLDAINYFALAGSKPLLVRNQYGGSLGGPIIKDKLWAFGAYEGVHNRSEGAATSTIPTPAQRSGQYGSTAVYDPATTRANPSGSGYIRDLFPNNTIPGTRINALGQRMLSLYPVSNVDGSPNLFKSLAPQRQDSKNGVVRGDYQASSRDSIFARYSIARSGLLASSALAEPAQSAVDRSIDSTSAGVGYTRTLSPTLINEFRFTWTTINMHQDSTMARDEIIPGSLDPRINSGTPTFNVSGFASLGSQPSCCSNSPLQKTSGVWDWANNVSKSFGSHVLKFGTEFMLIRPSTFATSNGRSSFGFSGVFTQNPQARSGSGSPVADLLLGNANSLTTGTIAEAIERGWFGSGYFQDQWTVSRQLTLNFGIRYEYSSPYIETQNRMANFILDLGDPLYGQLIQAGNANRPRALVGRDLNNWAPRVGFAWRSNRVKDLVIRGSYGIFYGQDQGTGVTNRMTSNPPSFGYGAQTISSDQLFPSSGFVLVDGASIARPAPINPADFVLNPTATSTLVSWPERPKTPYVQQWSLSLQKQLPMNLLAEVNYVGNHGVQMFGIGEGNQPLTLGSTTVVSRRPLAQYTRASVKALGNWNMSSYNGISAKLERRFGAGLSLLTTFTYGHALDYQNPALDLCDGCGSGGTIQDNYNRKANYASSDNDVTMRYVFAGSFEMPFGRGKKLLAQNRVASAALGGWRVAAIYQTQTGLPLTPGLSFDSANAGTTSRPNRSCDGNISDRTAQRWFDTSCFSVPTSYVFGNSGRNVLRAPGVQTVDLSLQRDFRIRPDHQQILQFRAEGFNALNHPQLGAPGLTVGNATYGVITGTASDNRQLQLGLRFTF comes from the coding sequence ACGACATCACCGTGAACATGCAAGGCTTCAAATCGGCCCTGCGCAAAGCGGTGACGGTGAGCGCGGGCTCCATCATCAGCCTGCCCATCCAACTCGAAATGGGCAGTTCGTCGGAGTCGATCACCGTCAGCGGCGAGGCGCCGCTGCTGGAGGAGAAATCGGCCACGCTGGGCCATGTGGTCAACGAGCAGCAAATCCAGACGCTGCCTCTCAACGGCCGCAACTACCTGAGCCTGGCGAACCTGACCCCAGGCGCGATCCCCGCCTCCGGCAGCCGCGACCAGACGTTCTCGGCCTACGGCAACACCGGCCTGCAAAACGCGTTCCTGCTCGATGGCGCCCGCAATGAAAACTACCTGCGCGGCCTCGACAACCGCGCCCGCGACATGATCCGGCCCCCTTTGGATGCACTGGCCGAATTCACCGTCCAAACTAGCAATACCTCGGCCGAGTTCGGCGCCGCCGCCGGTGGTGTCGTCAGCGCCGTCACCAAGACCGGCACCAACACCATTCACGGCTCAGCCTACGAGTTCCTGCGCAACGACAATCTGGACGCCATCAACTACTTCGCTCTCGCCGGGTCGAAACCGCTGCTGGTCCGCAATCAGTACGGCGGCTCGCTGGGCGGGCCCATCATCAAGGACAAGCTCTGGGCGTTTGGAGCGTACGAAGGCGTACACAATCGCAGTGAAGGGGCGGCGACGTCCACCATCCCCACCCCGGCACAGCGTTCGGGGCAGTACGGCTCGACGGCGGTCTACGACCCGGCTACCACGCGGGCGAATCCTTCCGGCTCGGGCTATATCCGCGACCTGTTTCCCAACAACACGATCCCCGGCACGCGCATCAATGCGCTGGGCCAGCGCATGCTGAGCCTCTATCCGGTCTCGAACGTCGACGGCTCGCCCAACCTCTTCAAGTCGTTGGCCCCGCAACGGCAGGACTCGAAGAACGGCGTCGTGCGCGGCGACTACCAGGCTTCCAGCCGCGACTCGATTTTCGCCCGTTATTCCATTGCCCGCAGCGGCCTGCTGGCATCATCCGCTCTGGCCGAGCCGGCCCAATCCGCAGTCGATCGCAGCATCGACTCCACCAGCGCCGGCGTCGGCTACACCCGCACGCTCAGCCCCACTCTGATCAATGAGTTCCGGTTCACCTGGACCACCATCAACATGCACCAGGATTCCACTATGGCCCGCGATGAGATCATTCCCGGGTCGCTCGATCCACGCATCAACTCCGGCACGCCTACGTTCAATGTCTCCGGATTTGCGAGCCTGGGCAGCCAGCCGAGCTGCTGCAGCAACAGCCCGCTGCAGAAGACTTCGGGCGTCTGGGACTGGGCCAACAATGTCTCCAAGTCGTTTGGTTCCCACGTTTTGAAGTTCGGCACGGAGTTCATGCTCATCCGGCCGTCAACGTTCGCCACCAGTAACGGGCGCAGCAGTTTCGGCTTCAGCGGCGTCTTCACGCAGAATCCGCAAGCCCGCTCCGGCAGTGGCAGCCCGGTGGCTGACCTGTTGCTGGGCAACGCCAACTCGTTGACAACAGGTACTATCGCGGAAGCCATCGAGCGTGGCTGGTTCGGCTCCGGCTACTTCCAGGATCAATGGACAGTCAGTCGCCAACTCACCCTGAACTTTGGCATTCGCTATGAGTACTCCTCGCCTTACATCGAGACGCAGAACCGCATGGCGAATTTCATTCTCGACCTCGGCGACCCGCTCTACGGCCAGCTCATCCAGGCCGGCAACGCCAACCGGCCGCGGGCTCTGGTCGGCCGCGACCTCAACAACTGGGCACCCCGTGTCGGATTCGCCTGGCGTAGTAACCGGGTGAAAGACCTGGTGATCCGCGGCTCCTACGGCATCTTCTACGGCCAGGATCAGGGCACCGGCGTGACCAACCGCATGACCAGCAACCCGCCGTCGTTCGGTTACGGCGCCCAGACCATCAGCAGCGATCAACTCTTTCCATCCAGCGGCTTTGTGCTGGTCGATGGAGCATCCATCGCTCGCCCCGCACCCATCAATCCGGCTGACTTCGTCTTGAATCCTACGGCAACATCCACCCTTGTGAGCTGGCCCGAGCGGCCCAAGACGCCCTATGTTCAGCAATGGAGCCTCAGTCTGCAGAAGCAGTTACCCATGAATCTATTGGCCGAGGTCAACTATGTGGGCAATCACGGCGTTCAGATGTTCGGCATCGGCGAAGGCAACCAGCCTTTGACGCTGGGTTCGACCACGGTCGTTTCGCGCCGGCCGCTGGCGCAGTACACGCGGGCGTCGGTGAAGGCCCTCGGCAACTGGAACATGAGCAGTTACAACGGCATATCGGCCAAGCTCGAGCGCCGTTTCGGCGCCGGGCTCAGCCTATTGACCACCTTCACCTATGGTCATGCCCTGGATTACCAGAACCCGGCGCTGGATTTATGCGACGGCTGTGGCAGCGGCGGCACCATCCAGGACAACTACAACCGGAAAGCAAACTACGCATCGTCAGATAACGATGTGACGATGCGTTATGTCTTCGCCGGCAGCTTCGAAATGCCCTTCGGGCGCGGCAAGAAGCTCCTCGCTCAGAACCGGGTCGCCTCCGCCGCCCTGGGCGGCTGGCGCGTGGCTGCGATCTATCAGACGCAAACGGGCCTGCCGTTGACGCCCGGTCTGTCGTTCGACAGCGCCAATGCGGGCACCACGTCTCGGCCCAATCGGAGCTGCGACGGCAATATCAGCGACCGCACCGCGCAGCGCTGGTTCGACACCTCCTGCTTCAGCGTTCCCACGTCGTATGTCTTTGGAAATTCAGGCCGCAACGTGTTGCGGGCACCCGGCGTCCAGACGGTCGATCTCAGCCTGCAGCGGGATTTCCGGATCCGGCCCGATCACCAGCAGATCCTGCAGTTCCGGGCCGAAGGCTTCAATGCATTGAATCACCCACAGCTCGGAGCGCCAGGCCTGACGGTCGGCAATGCCACCTATGGCGTCATCACCGGTACCGCCTCAGACAACCGGCAACTTCAACTAGGACTTAGGTTTACATTCTAA
- a CDS encoding sulfatase-like hydrolase/transferase, with product MLENISRRALLGSAAALPVAAQQAAGKPNVIVMMFDDLGVRDFGYLGAKDLQTPNIDKLAAGGTVLSNWYSCAPVCAPARSALMTGRYPLRNGVAGNGRPLPPSEKTIATVLKGGGYNTGLCGKWHLGSTPETVPNAHGFDSFYGFLEGCVDYYSHRFYWGEPKRANFHDLWRNRQEIFEDGRYLTDRIGEEAVSFIRQRRQQPFFLYTAFNAVHYPMHAPQKYLDRFPNVSAERRMYAAMLAAADDQVGAMVSALESTGQRDRTLLFLVGDNGATTERRAGLGQNIASAGHNLPFRGYKFSTFDGGMHVPALVNWPGHVPAGKQLTQLALTADVLPTICHVAGVDPPADRKLDGKNLWPVLTAGAASPHEFFAWAEGPQLAIRKGKWKLVLNGVTHDGTPEGQKPLQGEDAVFLSDLEADPGESRNLRRDNPVVVDELQTVLTRWRKEVETQ from the coding sequence ATGCTGGAAAATATCTCACGTAGAGCGCTGCTGGGTAGCGCCGCCGCTCTGCCGGTGGCGGCCCAACAGGCGGCTGGCAAACCGAACGTCATCGTCATGATGTTCGACGACCTCGGGGTCCGCGACTTCGGCTATCTCGGCGCCAAGGATCTGCAAACGCCCAACATCGACAAACTGGCGGCCGGCGGCACGGTGTTGTCGAACTGGTACTCCTGCGCGCCGGTTTGTGCCCCGGCCCGGTCGGCATTGATGACCGGCCGGTATCCTCTTCGGAACGGGGTGGCGGGCAACGGCCGGCCGCTGCCGCCGAGCGAAAAGACCATCGCCACGGTGCTGAAGGGCGGCGGCTACAACACCGGACTCTGCGGCAAGTGGCATCTGGGCAGCACCCCGGAAACGGTCCCGAACGCGCATGGGTTCGATTCGTTTTATGGTTTCCTGGAGGGCTGCGTCGACTACTACTCGCACCGCTTCTATTGGGGCGAACCCAAGCGGGCGAACTTCCACGACCTGTGGCGCAACCGCCAGGAGATCTTCGAGGATGGCCGCTATCTCACAGACCGTATAGGGGAAGAGGCGGTGAGCTTCATCCGCCAGCGGCGGCAGCAGCCGTTTTTCCTGTACACCGCATTCAACGCGGTGCACTACCCGATGCACGCTCCGCAGAAGTACCTGGACCGCTTTCCCAACGTGTCTGCGGAACGGCGCATGTACGCCGCAATGCTCGCCGCGGCCGACGACCAGGTGGGCGCGATGGTATCCGCCCTGGAGAGCACCGGACAACGCGATCGCACCTTGCTGTTCCTTGTTGGCGACAACGGAGCCACGACGGAACGGCGCGCCGGTCTGGGCCAGAACATCGCGTCGGCCGGCCACAATCTGCCGTTCCGGGGGTACAAGTTCAGTACTTTCGACGGCGGGATGCACGTACCCGCGTTGGTGAACTGGCCCGGCCACGTCCCGGCGGGCAAGCAACTGACACAGCTCGCGCTGACGGCAGACGTCCTACCCACCATCTGCCATGTGGCCGGAGTGGATCCGCCGGCCGATCGCAAACTGGACGGGAAGAATCTCTGGCCGGTCCTGACCGCGGGTGCGGCTTCGCCGCATGAGTTCTTTGCCTGGGCCGAGGGACCGCAGCTGGCGATCAGAAAAGGCAAATGGAAACTGGTGCTGAACGGCGTGACGCATGACGGCACGCCCGAGGGCCAGAAGCCTCTGCAGGGCGAGGACGCAGTGTTCCTGTCCGATTTGGAGGCCGATCCCGGGGAGAGCCGCAACCTGCGCCGTGACAATCCGGTGGTGGTGGACGAACTCCAGACGGTGCTGACGCGGTGGCGGAAGGAAGTGGAGACGCAGTAA
- the hflX gene encoding GTPase HflX, producing the protein MPEQSRERAILVAVELTGRRKEPDAPDPEESLDELATLAESAGAQIIEKILQARTSFDQATLIGSGKIDELRSVVQAMEIDVVIVDHELGGTQQRNLERALDCKVVDRTQLILDIFARRARTREGQMQVELAQLNYLLPRLTGKGLAMSRLGGGIGTRGPGETKLETDRRRIHHRIKRIQHDLEGVRGSRGIQRRLRQAVPLQTLALVGYTNAGKSTLFNRLTGAGVLADARMFATLDPTVRQVQMPSRRRILLSDTVGFIRQLPTTLVQAFRATLEEVTEAALLLHVVDASSPVAAAHSSHVRRVLNEIGAENTPQILVLNKADLLGGIGESPASLLRRLSGESGGAPCVSVSAHNGDGVDELLGLIDRMLPEDPVEFATFRIPVTDLGAVHLLHEFARVTSERYLAEYCEVEAEVSASVLRRVSQYRVAHTVRDTAPFV; encoded by the coding sequence TTGCCTGAACAAAGCCGAGAACGGGCCATCCTGGTGGCCGTTGAGTTGACCGGCCGCAGAAAAGAACCCGACGCTCCAGACCCCGAGGAATCCCTGGATGAACTGGCGACCCTGGCCGAAAGCGCTGGAGCCCAGATCATCGAGAAGATTCTTCAGGCCCGTACTTCGTTTGACCAGGCGACGTTGATCGGATCCGGCAAGATCGATGAACTCCGCTCCGTGGTCCAGGCCATGGAGATCGACGTGGTGATTGTCGACCACGAACTCGGCGGCACGCAGCAGCGCAATCTCGAGCGTGCCCTCGACTGCAAAGTGGTCGATCGTACCCAGTTGATTCTGGACATCTTTGCCCGCCGCGCCAGGACGCGCGAGGGGCAGATGCAGGTGGAACTCGCCCAGCTCAACTACCTCCTGCCCCGCCTGACGGGCAAGGGGTTGGCCATGTCGCGTCTGGGCGGCGGCATCGGCACCCGCGGACCTGGCGAAACCAAACTCGAGACCGACCGCCGCCGCATCCACCACCGCATCAAGAGGATCCAACACGATCTTGAGGGCGTGCGTGGCTCGCGCGGCATCCAGCGCCGGTTGCGCCAGGCCGTGCCCTTGCAGACGCTGGCGCTCGTCGGCTATACGAACGCTGGCAAGTCGACGCTTTTCAACCGGTTGACCGGTGCCGGGGTGTTGGCCGACGCGCGCATGTTCGCCACGCTCGATCCCACTGTGCGGCAGGTGCAGATGCCCAGCCGCCGCCGCATCCTGCTCAGCGACACGGTTGGCTTCATCCGCCAACTGCCCACCACCCTGGTGCAGGCCTTCCGCGCCACGCTGGAAGAGGTAACCGAGGCTGCCCTTCTGCTGCACGTCGTCGATGCCTCGTCGCCGGTAGCAGCCGCCCATTCCTCGCATGTGCGCCGTGTTCTGAATGAGATAGGAGCCGAGAACACTCCGCAGATCCTCGTCCTCAACAAGGCCGACCTGCTGGGCGGCATCGGCGAAAGCCCGGCGAGCCTGCTGCGCCGGCTCTCGGGCGAGTCGGGCGGCGCGCCCTGTGTGTCCGTCTCCGCACACAACGGAGACGGTGTCGACGAACTCCTCGGCCTGATCGACCGGATGCTGCCCGAGGATCCCGTCGAGTTCGCGACGTTCCGGATCCCTGTCACGGACTTGGGCGCCGTCCACCTGCTGCACGAGTTCGCCCGCGTCACCTCCGAGCGCTACCTGGCGGAATATTGCGAGGTGGAAGCCGAGGTGTCGGCCTCCGTGTTGCGCCGCGTAAGCCAATATAGGGTGGCTCATACAGTACGGGATACGGCGCCTTTTGTATGA
- the rdgB gene encoding RdgB/HAM1 family non-canonical purine NTP pyrophosphatase produces MIIRCASTNSGKVREFNMAAAHFGHPEIDIQLLEDMKSIPPALEDGESFDENAIKKALHYSKHTAGMVFADDSGLEVDALDGAPGVISARYSPEGTDEANNRLLIENLRGHDDRIARFVCVIALARQGELLGMFKGDVEGIILDEPSGPNGFGYDPHFFYPPFNSTFGEASEEKKMSVSHRGQALKAMLAFLSKR; encoded by the coding sequence ATGATCATTCGCTGCGCATCTACCAACTCCGGGAAAGTCCGTGAATTCAACATGGCCGCCGCCCACTTCGGCCATCCGGAGATTGATATCCAACTGCTCGAAGATATGAAGTCGATTCCCCCTGCCCTCGAGGACGGAGAATCGTTTGACGAGAACGCCATCAAGAAGGCGCTGCACTACTCGAAACACACCGCCGGCATGGTCTTCGCCGACGATTCAGGGCTGGAAGTAGACGCCCTCGACGGGGCGCCCGGAGTGATATCCGCCCGCTACAGCCCGGAAGGCACCGACGAAGCCAACAACCGGTTGCTCATCGAAAATCTGCGCGGCCATGACGATCGCATCGCCCGTTTCGTCTGCGTCATCGCGCTGGCCCGCCAGGGCGAACTGCTGGGCATGTTCAAGGGCGACGTGGAAGGCATCATTCTCGACGAGCCGTCCGGTCCGAACGGCTTCGGCTACGACCCGCACTTCTTCTATCCGCCATTCAACTCCACATTCGGAGAGGCAAGCGAGGAGAAGAAGATGTCGGTGAGCCATCGCGGCCAGGCGCTCAAGGCCATGCTGGCCTTCCTCTCCAAACGCTAG
- the hfq gene encoding RNA chaperone Hfq: MRKAPLGPKRPGAEKQAQNIQEAFLNNARKEKTFLTIYLMSGVKLSGRIKSFDKYSVILETNNQEQLIFKHAISTVVISKPTHIMSGHPSAQSTGAPGVPAASDGPEV; encoded by the coding sequence ATGAGAAAGGCCCCATTGGGCCCCAAGCGGCCCGGCGCAGAGAAGCAGGCTCAAAACATACAGGAAGCTTTCCTGAACAATGCCAGGAAAGAGAAAACCTTCCTCACGATCTACCTCATGAGCGGCGTGAAGCTCTCGGGCCGTATCAAGAGCTTTGATAAGTACTCGGTCATCCTGGAGACAAACAACCAGGAGCAGCTCATCTTCAAGCACGCCATTTCTACCGTCGTCATCTCGAAACCGACTCACATCATGTCGGGCCATCCTTCGGCTCAATCCACTGGTGCGCCCGGCGTGCCCGCCGCCAGCGACGGCCCGGAGGTCTGA
- a CDS encoding NUDIX hydrolase: MKLISSEKLLDTPIFRVTMDHALDPDGFEIKRAIVQHDGSAVIMPVDEKGRVLLVRQYRLPARKYLWELSAGRLDPGETPLQAAKRELIEETGYRAKKWTKLTKFYPSPGFVAEAMTIYIAQELKAGKATPMDDERIECGWFSWKQMGEMIEKGEICDAKTLIGWSLWKLRGKK, translated from the coding sequence ATGAAATTGATTTCGTCGGAGAAGCTGCTGGACACGCCTATCTTCCGCGTGACCATGGACCACGCGCTGGATCCGGATGGGTTCGAGATCAAGCGGGCCATCGTGCAGCATGACGGCTCGGCTGTCATCATGCCAGTGGACGAGAAGGGCCGGGTGCTGCTGGTGCGGCAGTACCGGCTGCCGGCCCGGAAGTATTTGTGGGAGCTGTCGGCGGGGCGGCTGGATCCGGGCGAAACGCCGCTGCAGGCGGCCAAGCGCGAACTGATCGAGGAGACGGGCTATCGGGCCAAGAAGTGGACGAAGCTGACGAAGTTCTATCCCAGCCCGGGCTTCGTGGCCGAGGCGATGACCATCTACATCGCGCAGGAGCTGAAGGCCGGCAAGGCGACGCCGATGGACGACGAGCGGATCGAGTGCGGCTGGTTCAGTTGGAAGCAGATGGGCGAGATGATTGAGAAGGGCGAGATCTGCGACGCGAAGACGCTGATCGGCTGGAGTCTCTGGAAGCTACGCGGCAAGAAGTAG
- the pgsA gene encoding CDP-diacylglycerol--glycerol-3-phosphate 3-phosphatidyltransferase, translating into MNIPNALTLLRIFFVPLLVAVLVQDDALYQIFGLNLTNDIVALLIFLVAAFTDLLDGYLARRWNQITTVGMLLDPIADKLLISAALISLVQVHRVPGWMAVLIIGREFAVSGLRSIAASEGYTIKASDLGKTKMVTQVLAISLILAAEDHAWLLGPANFCLWGTMVFALVSAADYARKFWHLIDESIKERRRSELLRLEKDRQKVAMKAAAVTRERSR; encoded by the coding sequence ATGAACATCCCTAACGCACTCACGCTGCTGCGGATCTTCTTCGTGCCTCTATTGGTGGCCGTGCTGGTGCAGGATGACGCCCTCTACCAGATCTTCGGACTGAATCTCACCAACGACATCGTAGCCCTGCTCATCTTCCTGGTCGCGGCATTCACAGACCTCCTGGACGGCTACCTGGCCCGCCGCTGGAACCAGATCACGACAGTGGGCATGCTGCTGGATCCCATCGCCGACAAATTGCTCATCTCCGCTGCCTTGATTTCGTTGGTGCAGGTGCATCGCGTGCCTGGCTGGATGGCGGTTTTGATCATTGGCCGCGAGTTCGCCGTCTCGGGTCTGCGCAGCATCGCTGCCAGCGAGGGCTACACCATCAAGGCCAGTGATTTGGGCAAAACGAAGATGGTCACTCAGGTGCTCGCCATCTCGCTCATTCTCGCCGCCGAGGATCACGCCTGGTTGCTGGGGCCCGCCAATTTCTGCCTGTGGGGCACAATGGTCTTCGCCCTGGTCTCCGCGGCTGACTACGCGCGCAAGTTCTGGCACCTCATCGACGAAAGCATCAAGGAACGCCGCCGCTCGGAACTGCTGCGCCTTGAGAAGGACCGCCAGAAGGTCGCAATGAAGGCGGCTGCGGTCACCCGCGAACGCAGCCGCTGA